The genomic interval AAATTGTCCTTTGGTGTAAAGGCGGGAGTTACTACTCTCAAAACAAATTTTGATGGATTTATGTTTGATAGTGGTGATGCTTCTACAGATCCAGCTTTTGCACAAAATAATAATATTATAAAACCCAATGTTGGTGTAGGTGCCTATTATTTTACAGATACCTATTATGTAGGATTGTCTGTTCCTAATTTATTAGCCTCAAAACATCTTGATAAAAATGAAGGTATTAAGGCTTTTGGTTCAGAAAATGCCCATACTTTTTTAACAGCAGGTTATGTTTTTACACTATCGGATTTGTGGAAATTGAAACCCGCTTTTATGACCAAATATGTTAAAGGTGCGCCTGTTACTTTAGATTTGTCTGCAAATGTTTTGTACAATAGTCAATTTGAGTTAGGTGCGGCATATCGTGTTGGTGATGCTGTGAGCGCATTGATGGGTCTGAAAGTTTTACCAAGCGTGAAAGTAGGCTATTCTTATGATTACACTTTATCTAATCTTGGCCAGTATAATTCAGGAACACATGAAGTATTTGTGTTGTTTGATTTGGACTTACTGAAGAAAGGATTTGATAAATCACCACGATTTTTCTAAGATATAAAGAAACAAAAAGGGAATAATTAGTATGACCGCTGATAAATAAATTTCGCATTTATGAAAAAAATAATATTGTTACTAATTGTGTTTTCAGTACAATTAATTAATGCACAAGGACAAGATTCTGATAGAGCCAAACGCTTTTTTGAAAGAACCTATTATAGTGAAGCTATACCGTTGTATGAAAGTATAATTAAACAAAATAATTCATTGGAGGTATTGAGGAACCTTGCCGATTGCTATTATTATACCAATGATTACACCAATGCTCAAAGTCATTATCGAATGTTGCTTTCGCAATTTGGCAAGGAGGTAGGAGAAGAATATTATTTTAGATATGCTCAAACTTTAAAAGCTTCTGGGAATTATGATGAAGCTAATAAAATAATGAGCTATTATTGGAACAGTCAAAATGATAAAGCTGCTCTTTCTAGTTTAGAAAAAGGAATTAAGCAGCTCGAAAATATCTCCGCTATTGGTAATCGTTACGAAATTAAAAATTTAGCCATAAATACTGATAAATCCGAATTTGGAGCAGTATTACTGGGGCAGAATTTGATTTATTCAGGAGTTCAGAAATCGAATTTATTTGATAAAAAATACAAATGGAATAATGAGGGGTATCTTGACTTAATGACGATTTCATTGAGTAATGCGAATAAAAAGGATTCAATTGCCAAATCCTTTTCGAAAGAAATTAATACGTCTTTACATGAGTCTAATGCTGTTTTTACCAAAGATGAGAAAACGGTTTATTTTACCCGAAATAATTATAAAGACGGTAAACGTGGAAAAAACAAAGATAAAGTTTCAAATCTTCAGATTTTTAGAGCTGAATTGGTAGGTGGAATATGGACAAATGTTAAGTCGCTTCCATTCAATGGTGACGATTATTCGGTTGAACATCCTGCGTTGAGCCCTGATGAGAAAACCTTGTATTTCGCATCTGATATGCCTGGAACATTGGGCTCGTTTGATATATTTAGTGTGCAAATTCTTGGAGCAGATTACGATACTCCAAAAAATTTAGGGAGTGAAATTAATACCAGTAGAAAAGAACAATTTCCTTTTGTGTCTAATGATAATAAATTGTACTACTCTTCGAATGGACTTCCTGGATATGGTTCATTAGATGTTTTTGTTTCGCAAATAAGCAAAAGTGGATTTTCAAGTCCTGTAAATGCTGGACTTCCTGTAAATTCAGGATATGATGATTTTTGTTTTAATATTGATTCAAATACACAACAAGGATATTTTTCTTCGAATAGAAAAAACGGAAAAGGAAGCGATGATATCTATGAGTTGAAAGAAATGAAGCCGTTAATTGTAGAGGATTGTACTCAATATATAGCGGGTATAATTTCAGATTTCGATACCAAATTACCGTTGAGTCAAGCAGTCGCTATTTTGCAAAATGCGGATAAAGTGGAATTAGAAAAAGTTATAACTACTGAAGATGGAGCATTTCGTTTTACTGTTCCTTGTGAAGCTTCTTATGTTGTTTTGGCTTCAAAAGAGGGTTTTACTTCGAATTATCGAACTTTGAAATTAAACAAAGAACGAAAAAAAGAAAATGATGCTTCCATGACTTTAAGATCTTTAGAGACTATTAAAAAAGAAGATCAAGCTATTATCGCCGAAAAACAAGCGCAAGCGAAAGCTCGTCTTGAAAGACAAAAAAGAGATAAAGAAGTAGCCGAAAAAAGAGCCGTTCAAGAAGCAGAAGTTAAGAAAAAAGAAAAAGTAGCCACTATTATCGCTACAGAAAAAGATATAGTAAAAGAGAAAGACCGATTGGTTATTAAAACAGATCCTATTTATTTTGATTACGATTTGTGGTACATTCGAAAAGAATCAAAACCAATCTTAAATCGTGTGGTAGAATTGATGAAAAAATACCCTGAAATGGTAGTGGAAATCGGTTCGCACACTGATAATAGGGGAAATGATAAATACAATTTTAATTTATCTACCAATAGAGCGAATTCGACTAGAGACTATTTTTTACAACAAGGAATTGACAAGAGTAAAATAGTTGCCAAAGGCTATGGGGAAACGGTTCAAATTATAAAGTGTGAGCCTGAAGCATCCTGCTTAGAGGAACAACATGAATTGAATAGACGTAGCGAATTTGTAATTAAGAATTTGTAGGTATAAGCATTAAATAGAAAGCTCCCAAAATTGGGAGCTTCTTTGTTATTAAGATGTTTTTAAATTAAAAACAAGTCAATTTCTTCAAATTAGCAACTGTAGCAATTGGGTCTGCTGCACCAAAAACGTAGCTACCAGCAACCAATACATCTGCACCAGCTTCGACTAATTGTTTTGCATTTTTATTGGTTACTCCGCCGTCTATTTCGATAATAGTCGAAGCGCCTTTTCTATTAATTAATGCTTTTAGTTTCTGAACTTTAGCATAAGTGTTTTCGATAAAAGATTGTCCTCCAAAACCAGGGTTCACACTCATGATACAAACTAAGTCGATATCATTGATGACATCTTCTAGTAAATCAACGCTTGTATGAGGATTCAAAGCAACTCCAGCTTTCATTCCTTCGGCTTTGATGGCTTGTAGGGTTCTGTGCAAGTGCGTACAAGCTTCAAGGTGAACAGTAAGTACGTCAGCTCCTAGTTTTTTGAAAGTAGAGATGTATCTGTCTGGGTCGACAATCATTAAATGTACGTCGATTGTTTTTGTAGCATGCCTTTTGATAGCATCTAAAACTGGCATTCCAAAAGAGATATTCGGAACAAAAACACCATCCATGATGTCAATATGAAACCAATCAGCTTCACTAGTATTAATCATTTTGATGTCACGTTCTAGGTTAGCAAAATCAGCAGCCAATACTGAAGGAGCAATAAGTGTGTTTTTCATTATAGTTGTTTATGGTGATATTTTTGCAAAGTTACAAAAAAAAACTCCAGTGAATCACTGGAGTTTTAAGGTCGTTAATGCGAGGATTAACCTAAATATGTTTTCAAGATTTTACTTCTAGAAGTATGTTTCAATCTGCGAATTGCTTTCTCTTTAATTTGTCGTACACGTTCACGTGTTAAGTCAAAAGTTTCTCCAATTTCTTCTAGAGTCATTGGGTGTTGGTCACCAAGGCCAAAATACAAACGGACCACATCAGCCTCACGAGGAGTTAATGTTTCTAATGAACGCTCGATTTCAGTACGTAACGATTCGTGGATTAACTCTCTATCAGGGTTAGGAGACTCACCAGAACGTAAAACGTCATAAAGGTTAGAATCTTCACCTTCAACAAGGGGTGCATCCATTGATAAGTGACGACCAGAGTTTTTCATAGACTCTTTTACATCATTTACCGTCATATCTAGTTCTTTTGCAATTTCCTCAGCAGATGGCGGTCTTTCATTAGATTGCTCCAATAAAGCGTACATTTTGTTGATTTTATTGATAGAACCAATTTTGTTCAATGGCAAACGAACGATACGAGATTGTTCTGCCAATGCTTGTAGGATCGATTGACGAATCCACCATACAGCATACGAGATGAATTTAAAACCACGCGTTTCATCAAAACGTTGAGCAGCTTTAATCAAACCTAAGTTTCCTTCGTTAATTAAATCGGGAAGTGTTAAACCTTGGTTTTGATACTGTTTTGCAACCGAAACCACGAAACGTAAGTTAGCTTTAGTTAATTTTTCAAGAGCTTGTTGGTCTCCTGCTTTAATCTTTTGTGCCAATTCTACTTCTTCGTCAGCAGTAATAAGATCAACTTTACCTATTTCTTGTAAATACTTGTCTAATGATGCGGTTTCACGATTGGTAACCTGTTTGGTAATTTTTAGTTGTCTCATGTGTTTATCTCCTCAAATTTAAATGTGTACAAATAGTTATACGTATGGAACGTATAAAAAGTTACAATTGAGATGAATAATTTTAAAGTTAATTTGTATTGTAATATGTAAATATCTAATTTTTAGGATTTTAATATATTTAATTGTAAATTTAAAGAGACATATTTGTATGAGATTTAAAATTATGACATAGCAGTAAGTCTAAATAAAATTAAAAATTTAAAAAATGATCAGATGATAATTTGGCTTTTAGATTGTTTTTAATTTATAATGAAACAGCTTACTTTTCTGTTATAATTAGGTATAAACAATATAACTTAAAATAATTTATTATGGAACAATCTAAAATTGATGCAATCGAAAGTAACTTTCATAAATTAGAAGATATTAAAAATTCATGTGAGAGTTTAATTCAAAAAATAGGTCATTTACAAGTTGATTTATTCAATCATCCAAATGCTAAATTGGAGAAGTTTTTAGGGAAAATAAATGGAGCACTTAGTGGTTCTCATGGTGAAATTGTAGAAGTGACTTCTGAATATGAAACAGAAATTTACATGCCTGCCAAAGGAATGGAGACCTTTAATTCAGCACAAGATGAACTCGAAGAAAATGAAAATGCTGAGTCTAACAAATAAAAACACTAATTAGTCTACTACAGGCTAATTAGAATGCAAGAAACCCGTTTCAAAATCTTTGAAACGGGTTTTTTATAGCTATAAATTTTGGGCATTCCCTACGGGCCGGGCTGTACGCACTCGCTTTATTGTTCCGCTACGCTCCACAATAAGAGCTCAAACAATTGCTCCCATCCCTAATGCAGTTTCCGTTCAACGATGGAGAATTGTTTTTTAATTACGCTTCCTCAATCACTTCTCCTTCAAATTCACCTGAGATTAAATCATTTCGCTCCAACCAATATTCAGATGTGATAATTTCGTAATTTTCATTGTCTTCCGTGTTTAGTTCCCAAACAATTCCGTCAGCATCAGGAAAGGGAGCTTCAGTAGTCATCGGTCCGTCAAAAAGACGTTTGATAAGGTTTCCATCCGAAAGTCCGTTGTTTAGAATTTTCAAGAACTGTTCTTTGGTCAATACTTCTTTTTCTTCAGATGTTATTTTGCATTTCAAGATCACCGCTTTAGCATTGGGGAATTTTCCGTTATATGCTTGATGTAACAGTTGGTTACAATGAAACAAAGGAGCATGTAGCTTGATTACTGGGTATTCTTCACAAACTTTATCCAATAACATGTCATTTGAAATTTGGTCTATTTGTCCTTCGGTTAAGTCTTCAGACATTTTATAAGTTAACATGATGACTGCAGCCTCATTGGGTTCATAATCGCTAATGGCCATAAATAGAAGTTCGCGTAATTCAGCAATAATTTTACTTTGAGCATCTGGAAATCCATATAATGCAAGAAGGTTAACGTAGTCCTCAATTGACCAATAGGTGTTTAGGTCTTCAATCGTTTGAATGTTGTTTATAGTAACTTGGTATTTCATTTTATTTGTTTTTTTATGATTAAAAAATGGAGTATGATTGATTATCATACTCCATTTTGTCCTTTTGAATATAGGATTTGTTGTTATTTTTTAATTACTGCTGGCTTGGTTTTTTCTAACAAAGTTTTTTCTAAGACTTCAACTCTTTTTTTAAGTTTTTCATTTTCAAGAGCATTGTTATAGTTGGTTTTATTAGTCTCCATAACTTTGTCAATCAAACTCTCTAATTCTGCGGGTGACATTTTAATATACTCAGCAGGCTGTGGTTGTACAGGTGCGGCTTTTTCTATCGCAGCAGGAGCTATAGGTATGACCACTGTTGTAGTTGTACTGTCTTTAACCATTTTGACTACAGGAACTGGTACGGTGTTTTCTTTTGTAGCTGTTTTAACAGCTTCTTGATTTGTAGTAATCGTTTTTAATTGGTGTGTTTCCTTGTTTTGCGTCACCTTTTTTTCAATTTGTGCTACTTCTTCTAGTGCATTTTGAGCTGTTTTCTTTTGTTCTAAAATAACCACAGCTTTGTCAATATCATTATTGGCTTTCGCTTCTTCTAGGTCTGTTTCTAGTCCTTTAAGTTTGTTTATGTATTCTTGTTTTAAAACTGATATTTTCTCAGAGTTGTCTGCATTGTTTTTCGCAATTTTTTCATCAATGTATACTTGTGTTTCTTTCTCTTTGATATCCAATTGTTGGTTTAACTGTGCGTTGTAAACATCATTAGGATTTGCTTTCTTACCACCAAAACTTAATTTGATTCCAGCATTATACATGATGTGTGTTTGTAAATTATCTGGGTTAGTTAGGTTTGTAACATCAGTAGCAGAGGTTATCATCCCTCTGGCGCCACCAGTAATCAAAATGTTTTTGCTCAACGGAATATTCAATCCCAAACCTGCTGATGCAAACTCTTCGCTATCTACAGCCGTGTTTGTTTTTCCTAAATAACTGTTTTGAGAATTTAAATAACCACCACCCAAAATTAAGTAAGGAGTCACTCCGTTACCATCATTTAATCGAGCTCTAAATTCTAAACCATACATAGATAAACGGTCAAAAGAGGTCGAAATTTGTTCGTTCTCAGTAGCTTGTAAATAGTAGGCGCGAATTCCAGTATATTGATTGAAGTCAAAACCAGCATAAACTCCCATTAAGTAAGTATCTTTGAAAAGTGATTTGTCATCAAATTTAATGAAATTGACACTAGGCTCAATAATCCATTGAATTCCTTTAAAACCGTTATTAAACTTACTGTAATAGGCTTTGTCTAATTCGCTCATTGTGCCTGGTTTTCTTCCTCCCAAATAAAATTGTAAAGAAGCCTGAGCAGACCAATTGGTTAAAGATTCCGTTTTGAAATCACTGTTGGTTACGCCAAAGTCAGTTTTGTTTTGTGCTGTAATCAAATTTTCACCAGCATTAAAGTTGTATCTGTTGTACTTTCCTTCTAGAGTAAAAACAATACGATCACTCAGTTTGGTTTTGAATCCAAGACCTGCGCTAACATATATTTGGTCAAAATCTTCACCGTTTTTTATTTCGATGTTTTGAACTCCAGAACCCAATGTTAAATAAGGAA from Flavobacterium ovatum carries:
- a CDS encoding type IX secretion system membrane protein PorP/SprF, producing the protein MKKTILLVSFLFFIINTKAQQDPQYTHYMYNMNVVNPAYATGSQSLLNLGMLYRSQWNDIEGAPKTMTVFGHMPVNKKVELGFSLISDNIGSGAKKEDNFYADFAYVLDLNSTHKLSFGVKAGVTTLKTNFDGFMFDSGDASTDPAFAQNNNIIKPNVGVGAYYFTDTYYVGLSVPNLLASKHLDKNEGIKAFGSENAHTFLTAGYVFTLSDLWKLKPAFMTKYVKGAPVTLDLSANVLYNSQFELGAAYRVGDAVSALMGLKVLPSVKVGYSYDYTLSNLGQYNSGTHEVFVLFDLDLLKKGFDKSPRFF
- the rpe gene encoding ribulose-phosphate 3-epimerase, producing the protein MKNTLIAPSVLAADFANLERDIKMINTSEADWFHIDIMDGVFVPNISFGMPVLDAIKRHATKTIDVHLMIVDPDRYISTFKKLGADVLTVHLEACTHLHRTLQAIKAEGMKAGVALNPHTSVDLLEDVINDIDLVCIMSVNPGFGGQSFIENTYAKVQKLKALINRKGASTIIEIDGGVTNKNAKQLVEAGADVLVAGSYVFGAADPIATVANLKKLTCF
- a CDS encoding sigma-70 family RNA polymerase sigma factor gives rise to the protein MRQLKITKQVTNRETASLDKYLQEIGKVDLITADEEVELAQKIKAGDQQALEKLTKANLRFVVSVAKQYQNQGLTLPDLINEGNLGLIKAAQRFDETRGFKFISYAVWWIRQSILQALAEQSRIVRLPLNKIGSINKINKMYALLEQSNERPPSAEEIAKELDMTVNDVKESMKNSGRHLSMDAPLVEGEDSNLYDVLRSGESPNPDRELIHESLRTEIERSLETLTPREADVVRLYFGLGDQHPMTLEEIGETFDLTRERVRQIKEKAIRRLKHTSRSKILKTYLG
- a CDS encoding OmpA family protein, giving the protein MKKIILLLIVFSVQLINAQGQDSDRAKRFFERTYYSEAIPLYESIIKQNNSLEVLRNLADCYYYTNDYTNAQSHYRMLLSQFGKEVGEEYYFRYAQTLKASGNYDEANKIMSYYWNSQNDKAALSSLEKGIKQLENISAIGNRYEIKNLAINTDKSEFGAVLLGQNLIYSGVQKSNLFDKKYKWNNEGYLDLMTISLSNANKKDSIAKSFSKEINTSLHESNAVFTKDEKTVYFTRNNYKDGKRGKNKDKVSNLQIFRAELVGGIWTNVKSLPFNGDDYSVEHPALSPDEKTLYFASDMPGTLGSFDIFSVQILGADYDTPKNLGSEINTSRKEQFPFVSNDNKLYYSSNGLPGYGSLDVFVSQISKSGFSSPVNAGLPVNSGYDDFCFNIDSNTQQGYFSSNRKNGKGSDDIYELKEMKPLIVEDCTQYIAGIISDFDTKLPLSQAVAILQNADKVELEKVITTEDGAFRFTVPCEASYVVLASKEGFTSNYRTLKLNKERKKENDASMTLRSLETIKKEDQAIIAEKQAQAKARLERQKRDKEVAEKRAVQEAEVKKKEKVATIIATEKDIVKEKDRLVIKTDPIYFDYDLWYIRKESKPILNRVVELMKKYPEMVVEIGSHTDNRGNDKYNFNLSTNRANSTRDYFLQQGIDKSKIVAKGYGETVQIIKCEPEASCLEEQHELNRRSEFVIKNL